In Phenylobacterium zucineum HLK1, one DNA window encodes the following:
- a CDS encoding cbb3-type cytochrome c oxidase subunit 3, translated as MSGLTYEAVAQFAQQGGLIYFAAIFVAGVVYALWPKNKEAFDRLAKLPLDKDESDHV; from the coding sequence ATGAGCGGCCTGACCTACGAGGCGGTGGCCCAGTTCGCCCAGCAGGGCGGCCTGATCTACTTCGCCGCCATCTTCGTCGCCGGCGTCGTCTACGCGCTCTGGCCCAAGAACAAGGAGGCGTTCGACCGCCTCGCCAAACTGCCGCTCGATAAGGACGAGAGCGACCATGTCTGA
- the ccoO gene encoding cytochrome-c oxidase, cbb3-type subunit II — translation MWKKHQNLEKNSIWLVIGILVVVSIGGLVEISPLFYLESTIEKVKGVRPYTPLEQAGRDIYVREGCYVCHSQMVRPLRDEVERYGHYSLAAESMYDHPFQWGSKRTGPDLARVGGKYSDDWHRDHLVDPRSVVPESNMPPYRFLAETDLDYRNIEARLAALRSVGVPYSDEQIASAKEDLETQVDPYAGEGSGLKKRYGAKILQRDFDGDPERLTELDALIAYLQMLGTMVDFTTYKAEAPENLR, via the coding sequence ATGTGGAAAAAGCACCAGAACCTCGAAAAGAACTCCATCTGGCTGGTCATCGGCATCCTGGTCGTCGTCTCGATCGGCGGCCTGGTGGAGATCTCCCCGCTCTTCTACCTCGAGAGCACCATCGAGAAGGTGAAGGGCGTGCGGCCCTACACCCCCCTCGAGCAGGCCGGCCGGGACATCTACGTCCGCGAGGGCTGCTACGTGTGCCACTCGCAGATGGTCCGCCCGCTGCGTGACGAGGTCGAGCGCTACGGCCACTACAGCCTGGCGGCCGAGAGCATGTACGACCACCCGTTCCAGTGGGGCTCGAAGCGGACCGGTCCCGACCTCGCCCGCGTCGGCGGCAAGTACTCCGACGACTGGCACCGCGATCACCTGGTGGACCCGCGCTCGGTGGTGCCGGAATCGAACATGCCGCCCTACCGCTTCCTGGCGGAGACGGACCTCGACTACCGCAACATCGAGGCGCGGCTGGCGGCCCTGCGGTCGGTGGGCGTGCCCTACAGCGACGAGCAGATCGCCAGCGCCAAGGAAGACCTCGAGACGCAGGTCGACCCCTACGCCGGCGAAGGCTCGGGCCTGAAGAAGCGCTACGGGGCCAAGATCCTGCAGCGGGACTTCGATGGCGATCCCGAGCGGCTGACCGAACTCGACGCCCTGATCGCCTACCTGCAGATGCTCGGCACCATGGTCGACTTCACGACCTACAAGGCCGAGGCGCCGGAGAACCTGCGATGA
- a CDS encoding LOG family protein: protein MSDSPKSGGGPNGAQMASPTYRLAALDQDFLLGESMRGVRFLLEFAKADEAMKAWGVCSTIVVFGSARIREDGPDPHPRWYAEARKFGAIASQRGGAHLSARRERHNVICTGGGPGIMEAANRGAADVGAPSIGLNITLPHEQAPNAWSTPELTFRFHYFAMRKMHLAMRANALVIFPGGFGTFDELFEILTLRQTGKSPPIPIVLFDRGYWEGAINFRALADAGMISPGDLELFEFAETAEEVWDCLVRKGLRAHEEQQSWEAARDVQLE from the coding sequence ATGAGCGATTCCCCGAAGTCCGGCGGAGGGCCGAACGGCGCGCAGATGGCCTCGCCCACCTACCGGCTGGCGGCCCTGGACCAGGACTTCCTGCTGGGCGAATCGATGCGGGGCGTCCGCTTCCTGCTGGAGTTCGCCAAGGCCGACGAGGCGATGAAGGCCTGGGGCGTGTGCTCCACCATCGTGGTGTTCGGCAGCGCGCGCATCCGCGAGGACGGGCCGGATCCGCACCCGCGCTGGTACGCCGAGGCCCGGAAGTTCGGCGCCATCGCCTCGCAGCGCGGCGGAGCCCACCTGTCGGCCCGGCGCGAGCGGCACAACGTCATCTGCACCGGCGGCGGCCCGGGGATCATGGAGGCCGCCAACCGCGGGGCGGCCGACGTGGGCGCGCCCTCCATCGGCCTCAACATCACCCTGCCGCACGAGCAGGCGCCCAACGCCTGGTCCACGCCCGAGCTGACCTTCCGCTTCCACTACTTCGCCATGCGCAAGATGCACCTGGCGATGCGGGCCAACGCGCTGGTGATCTTCCCCGGCGGGTTCGGCACGTTCGACGAGCTGTTCGAGATCCTGACCCTGCGCCAGACCGGCAAGTCGCCGCCGATCCCCATCGTGCTGTTCGACCGGGGGTACTGGGAGGGGGCGATCAACTTCCGGGCGCTCGCCGACGCCGGCATGATCTCGCCGGGCGACCTCGAGCTGTTCGAGTTCGCTGAGACTGCCGAGGAGGTCTGGGACTGCCTCGTCCGCAAGGGGCTCCGGGCGCACGAGGAGCAGCAGTCGTGGGAAGCGGCCCGCGACGTGCAGCTTGAATAG
- the ccoN gene encoding cytochrome-c oxidase, cbb3-type subunit I yields the protein MTQAVATQEDAPFDALLLYTVTGLLALGSILVTAFTPDPSLRFHGYVLIAGFVSAFAVMSVGLGSGKFRADPTRYNDAVVRAGVIATMFWAVVGLLVGVLVAAQLSWPNQLYFPEAGWLNFGRLRPLHTSAVIFAFGGNALMATSFYVVQRTCKARLAGGAWPWFVFWGYQLFIVLAATGYLAGITQSREYAEPEWYVDLWLTVVWVGYLLVFLGTIWKRKEPHIYVANWFYLAFIVTIALLHVVNNLAIPVGLLEAKSYSAFAGVQDALTQWWYGHNAVGFFLTAGFLAMMYYFVPKRVERPVYSYRLSIVHFWSLIFIYIWAGPHHLHYTALPQWAQTLGMTFSIMLWMPSWGGMINGLMTLSGAWDKLRTDPVVRMMVVAIAFYGMSTFEGPLMSIRAVNALSHYTDWTIGHVHSGALGWVGFISFGAVYCMVPWLWKKEGLYSNRLVEWHFWIATTGILLYIAAMWVSGIMEGLMWRAYTPQGFLANSFVETVAAKHIENVIRTVGGLMYLSGAVIMSYNLWRTVRMPSPAQAELETPVATPTPAMLAAE from the coding sequence ATGACGCAGGCAGTCGCAACTCAGGAAGACGCGCCGTTCGACGCGCTTCTTCTCTACACGGTCACCGGGCTCCTGGCCCTGGGATCGATCCTCGTGACGGCGTTCACGCCGGACCCGTCCCTCCGCTTCCACGGCTACGTGCTGATCGCGGGCTTCGTGTCCGCCTTCGCCGTCATGTCCGTCGGCCTCGGCTCGGGCAAGTTCCGCGCCGACCCCACCCGCTACAACGACGCGGTGGTCCGCGCCGGCGTCATCGCCACCATGTTCTGGGCCGTCGTCGGCCTGCTGGTGGGGGTGCTCGTCGCCGCGCAGCTCTCATGGCCGAACCAGCTCTACTTCCCCGAGGCGGGATGGCTGAACTTCGGCCGCCTCAGGCCCCTGCACACCAGCGCGGTGATCTTCGCGTTCGGCGGCAACGCGCTGATGGCGACCTCCTTCTACGTGGTCCAGCGGACCTGCAAGGCGCGCCTGGCCGGCGGCGCCTGGCCGTGGTTCGTCTTCTGGGGCTACCAGCTCTTCATCGTGCTGGCGGCGACCGGCTACCTGGCCGGCATCACCCAGAGCCGCGAATACGCCGAGCCCGAGTGGTACGTGGACCTGTGGCTGACGGTGGTCTGGGTCGGCTACCTGCTCGTCTTCCTGGGGACGATCTGGAAGCGCAAGGAACCGCACATCTACGTGGCCAACTGGTTCTACCTGGCCTTCATCGTCACCATCGCGCTGCTGCACGTCGTCAACAACCTGGCCATCCCGGTCGGGCTGCTCGAGGCCAAGAGCTACTCGGCCTTCGCCGGCGTCCAGGACGCCCTGACCCAGTGGTGGTACGGCCACAACGCGGTGGGCTTCTTCCTCACCGCCGGCTTCCTGGCCATGATGTACTACTTCGTGCCGAAGCGGGTTGAGCGGCCGGTCTATTCCTACCGGCTCTCGATCGTCCACTTCTGGTCGCTGATCTTCATCTACATCTGGGCCGGCCCCCACCACCTGCACTACACGGCCCTGCCGCAGTGGGCGCAGACGCTGGGGATGACCTTCTCGATCATGCTGTGGATGCCCTCCTGGGGCGGCATGATCAACGGCCTGATGACCCTGTCGGGCGCCTGGGACAAGCTGCGCACCGATCCGGTCGTGCGGATGATGGTGGTGGCCATCGCCTTCTACGGCATGTCGACCTTCGAAGGCCCGCTGATGTCGATCCGCGCGGTCAACGCCCTGTCGCACTACACCGACTGGACGATCGGCCACGTGCACTCGGGCGCCCTGGGCTGGGTCGGCTTCATCAGCTTCGGCGCCGTCTACTGCATGGTGCCCTGGCTCTGGAAGAAGGAAGGCCTCTACTCGAACCGCCTGGTCGAGTGGCACTTCTGGATCGCGACCACCGGCATCCTGCTCTACATCGCCGCGATGTGGGTGTCGGGCATCATGGAAGGCCTGATGTGGCGCGCCTACACGCCGCAGGGCTTCCTGGCCAACTCGTTCGTCGAGACCGTCGCGGCCAAGCATATCGAGAACGTCATCCGGACGGTGGGGGGCCTCATGTACCTCTCCGGCGCGGTGATCATGTCCTACAACCTGTGGCGGACCGTCCGCATGCCGAGCCCGGCGCAAGCCGAGCTCGAGACCCCGGTCGCGACGCCCACCCCCGCCATGCTGGCGGCTGAGTAA
- a CDS encoding SDR family NAD(P)-dependent oxidoreductase, whose product MDRLKDKVAIVTGAALGIGRAIAIRMAEEGASVAVTDMREAEGQALADELAGRGFNARFWRLDVAREDEVRRVVDEAAAHFGRLDVLVNNAGVAGANKPTHEITEAEWDFVQAINVKGVFFCTKHAVAHLRKSGGGSIVNLSSIYGLVSAPDVPPYHASKGAVRLMSKTDALIYAPDRIRVNSIHPGFIWTPMVEGHLKTMGDVEEGKAATAALHPLGHLGEPDDIAWGCVYLASDEAKFVTGTELVIDGGYTAR is encoded by the coding sequence ATGGACCGCCTGAAGGACAAGGTCGCGATCGTCACCGGCGCAGCGCTCGGCATCGGCCGGGCGATCGCCATCCGCATGGCCGAGGAAGGCGCCTCGGTCGCCGTCACCGACATGCGCGAGGCCGAAGGCCAGGCGCTCGCCGACGAGCTGGCCGGCCGCGGCTTCAACGCCCGCTTCTGGCGCCTGGACGTCGCCCGCGAGGACGAGGTCCGGCGCGTGGTGGACGAGGCCGCCGCCCACTTCGGCCGGCTGGACGTGCTGGTGAACAACGCCGGCGTGGCCGGGGCCAACAAGCCCACCCACGAGATCACCGAGGCCGAGTGGGACTTCGTTCAGGCGATCAACGTGAAGGGCGTATTCTTCTGCACCAAGCACGCGGTCGCGCACCTGCGGAAATCGGGCGGCGGCAGCATCGTCAACCTGTCGTCGATCTACGGCCTGGTGAGCGCCCCCGACGTGCCGCCCTACCACGCCTCGAAGGGGGCGGTGCGGCTGATGAGCAAGACCGACGCCCTGATCTACGCCCCCGACCGGATCCGGGTGAACTCGATCCACCCGGGCTTCATCTGGACGCCGATGGTCGAGGGCCACCTGAAGACCATGGGCGACGTGGAAGAGGGCAAGGCGGCCACCGCCGCCCTGCACCCGCTGGGCCACCTGGGCGAGCCCGACGACATCGCCTGGGGCTGCGTATACCTGGCCTCGGACGAGGCGAAGTTCGTCACCGGGACCGAGCTGGTCATCGACGGCGGCTACACCGCCCGCTGA
- a CDS encoding c-type cytochrome, translating into MPLIAKLIVAAALAAPALASASPPEPAGPAQTPRVLKPAVLRGRDLVQRRCAGCHNAAPRGRSVYGPAPPLRTLGGRYTPAELQRVVEEARAGDHYAMPPLEISERQALDIAAYIEAIAKSDAGTQRKLAVPSCVGLSC; encoded by the coding sequence ATGCCCCTCATCGCCAAGCTGATCGTGGCCGCCGCGCTGGCCGCGCCGGCGCTGGCCTCGGCGTCCCCTCCGGAACCCGCCGGGCCTGCGCAGACCCCGCGGGTGCTGAAGCCGGCCGTGCTGCGCGGGCGCGATCTCGTGCAGAGGCGCTGCGCCGGCTGCCACAACGCCGCGCCCCGCGGCCGGAGCGTCTACGGGCCGGCCCCGCCCCTGCGCACCCTGGGCGGCCGCTACACGCCGGCCGAGCTGCAGCGCGTGGTGGAGGAGGCCCGCGCCGGCGACCACTACGCCATGCCGCCGCTGGAGATCAGCGAACGCCAGGCGCTCGACATCGCCGCCTACATCGAGGCCATCGCCAAGTCCGACGCCGGGACGCAGCGCAAGCTGGCCGTTCCCTCGTGCGTGGGGCTGAGCTGCTGA
- the ccoP gene encoding cytochrome-c oxidase, cbb3-type subunit III, whose protein sequence is MSDRELDEHSGVETTGHEWDGIKELDNPLPRWWLWVFYGSIVWAAVYWVFMPAWPGIDSYTKGLRNHSDRANVVQELAKLDALRGAQGAKLKSVSLEQIEQDPELQAFALQVGQSVFGDNCATCHGAGGAGAKGYPNLRDDVWLYGGTLPEIEHTLKVGIRSGHPEARGETMMPAYGRDQLLPADQIRDLTEYVVALSGRKADGAAVERARQNFADQCAACHAVDGRGDVTKGAPNLTDAEWLYGSDRDSIHDQIWNGRNGVMPTWEARFSPETIKALAVYIHANAGGGETEVAAVGGAPAR, encoded by the coding sequence ATGTCTGACCGTGAACTTGACGAACACTCCGGCGTCGAGACGACCGGCCACGAGTGGGACGGCATCAAGGAGCTGGACAACCCCCTGCCGCGCTGGTGGCTCTGGGTGTTCTACGGCTCGATCGTCTGGGCCGCCGTCTATTGGGTGTTCATGCCGGCCTGGCCGGGCATCGACAGCTACACCAAGGGGCTGCGCAACCACTCCGACCGCGCCAACGTGGTGCAGGAGCTGGCCAAGCTGGACGCCCTGCGCGGCGCCCAGGGGGCCAAGCTGAAGTCGGTCAGCCTCGAGCAGATCGAGCAGGACCCCGAGCTGCAGGCGTTCGCCCTGCAGGTCGGCCAGTCGGTCTTCGGCGACAACTGCGCCACCTGCCACGGCGCCGGCGGGGCGGGGGCCAAGGGCTACCCGAACCTGCGCGACGACGTGTGGCTGTACGGCGGCACGCTGCCCGAGATCGAGCACACCCTGAAGGTCGGCATCCGCTCGGGCCACCCCGAGGCCCGCGGCGAGACCATGATGCCGGCCTACGGCCGCGACCAGCTGCTGCCCGCCGACCAGATCCGCGACCTGACCGAGTACGTGGTGGCGCTCTCGGGCCGCAAGGCCGACGGGGCCGCCGTCGAGCGCGCGCGGCAGAACTTCGCCGACCAGTGCGCCGCCTGCCACGCCGTCGACGGCCGCGGCGACGTGACCAAGGGCGCGCCGAACCTGACCGACGCGGAATGGCTGTACGGCTCCGACCGGGACTCCATCCACGACCAGATCTGGAACGGCCGCAACGGCGTCATGCCGACGTGGGAAGCCCGCTTCAGCCCCGAAACCATCAAGGCGCTCGCCGTCTACATCCACGCCAACGCCGGCGGGGGCGAGACGGAAGTGGCCGCGGTCGGAGGCGCTCCGGCGAGATGA
- a CDS encoding OmpW/AlkL family protein, translated as MYTKTIALAVGAGLLLAGAAQAQDFQPKTAGTLMLNTRATVVAPDAGDPITTLAGAATGLKAEVSDDVMPTIGLTYFFTDNVAVEVIAGTTKHTIRAKGGATDVKVQETWVLPPVVSLQYHFMPDQKVSPYVGAGLNYMLFYSEKDYNGFGLKVDDGFGYALQAGVDVALQGKLSANLDVKKVFFETDATDRFNGVKSKVNLDPWVVSAGLGYKF; from the coding sequence ATGTACACCAAGACGATCGCGCTCGCCGTGGGCGCGGGTCTGCTGCTGGCCGGCGCGGCCCAGGCGCAGGACTTCCAGCCCAAGACCGCGGGCACGCTCATGCTGAACACCCGCGCCACCGTGGTGGCCCCCGACGCGGGCGACCCGATCACCACCCTGGCGGGCGCGGCCACCGGCCTGAAGGCCGAGGTGAGCGACGACGTCATGCCGACCATCGGCCTGACCTACTTCTTCACCGACAACGTCGCCGTCGAGGTGATCGCCGGCACGACCAAGCACACCATCCGCGCCAAGGGCGGGGCCACGGACGTGAAGGTGCAGGAGACCTGGGTGCTGCCGCCGGTCGTGTCGCTGCAGTACCACTTCATGCCCGACCAGAAGGTCAGCCCCTACGTCGGCGCGGGCCTGAACTACATGCTGTTCTACAGCGAGAAGGACTACAACGGCTTCGGCCTGAAGGTGGACGACGGCTTCGGCTACGCGCTGCAGGCCGGCGTCGACGTGGCCCTGCAGGGCAAGCTGAGCGCCAACCTGGACGTCAAGAAGGTGTTCTTCGAGACCGACGCCACCGACCGCTTCAACGGCGTGAAGTCCAAGGTGAACCTGGACCCGTGGGTCGTCTCGGCGGGCCTCGGCTACAAGTTCTAA